A DNA window from Xiphias gladius isolate SHS-SW01 ecotype Sanya breed wild chromosome 3, ASM1685928v1, whole genome shotgun sequence contains the following coding sequences:
- the olfm2a gene encoding noelin-2a isoform X3 → MHLFSAMFLLVMLAVVPCEVQNISQSMEVLDLRTYRDLQYVRNTESLMKVVDGKLKVASENPRSLNPKGFQELKDKVTQLLPLLPVLEQYKADAKMILRLREEVRNLSLVLMAIQEEMGAYDYEELRQRVLLLETRLHSCMQKLGCGKLTGVSNPITVRASGSRFGSWMTDTMIPSSDNRVWSMDGYFKGRRVLEYRTMNDFMKGQNFVQHLLPHPWAGTGHVVYNGSLYYNKYQSNIIIKYHFRSRSVLVQRSLSGAGYNNTFPYSWGGSSDIDLMADENGLWAVYTTIPNAGNIVISRLEPQSLEVLQTWDTGFPKRSAGESFMICGTLYVTNSHLAGAKIYFAYYTNTSSYEYTDIPFHNQYSHISMMDYNPRERVLYTWNNGHQVLYNVTLFQVIKTSGD, encoded by the exons GTTCAGAACATTAGCCAGTCAATGGAGGTGCTGGACCTGCGGACATACAGAGACCTACAGTATGTGAGGAACACTGAGAGTCTAATGAAAGTGGTGGATGGAAAGCTGAAGGTGGCCTCTGAAAATCCCCGCAGTCTCAATCCAAAGGGCTTTCAG GAATTGAAAGACAAGGTGACCCAGCTGCTCCCCCTGCTGCCAGTGCTGGAACAGTACAAGGCTGACGCCAAGATGATCCTACGCCTTCGGGAGGAGGTGAGAAATCTATCCTTGGTGCTGATGGCCATCCAAGAGGAGATGGGGGCCTACGATTATGAGGAGCTGCGCCAGAGAGTCCTACTACTGGAGACCAGGCTCCACTCCTGCATGCAGAAACTAG GCTGTGGGAAGCTCACCGGGGTCAGTAATCCCATCACAGTACGTGCATCAGGGTCAAGGTTCGGCTCCTGGATGACAGATACCATGATCCCCAGCTCAGACAACAGA GTGTGGTCCATGGATGGTTACTTCAAGGGACGTCGTGTCCTGGAATACCGCACAATGAATGATTTCATGAAGGGCCAGAACTTTGTGCAGCACTTGCTGCCTCACCCCTGGGCAGGCACTGGCCATGTGGTTTACAACGGCTCACTGTACTACAACAAGTACCAgagcaacatcatcatcaagTACCACTTCCGTTCTCGAAGTGTGCTAGTGCAGCGCAGCCTGAGTGGGGCCGGCTATAACAACACCTTTCCCTACTCCTGGGGAGGTTCCTCTGACATCGATCTCATGGCGGATGAGAATGGCCTGTGGGCGGTTTATACCACCATCCCAAATGCTGGGAACATTGTCATTAGCCGCCTGGAGCCCCAGAGTCTAGAAGTGCTGCAGACTTGGGACACAGGTTTTCCCAAGCGCAGTGCTGGAGAGTCTTTTATGATCTGCGGTACACTTTACGTCACCAACTCCCACCTAGCTGGTGCCAAGATCTACTTTGCCTACTACACCAACACATCAAGCTATGAGTACACAGACATCCCCTTCCATAATCAATACTCCCACATCTCCATGATGGACTACAACCCCAGGGAGAGGGTCCTGTACACCTGGAACAACGGACACCAGGTGCTCTATAATGTCACACTGTTCCAGGTTATTAAGACTTCTGGGGACTGA